A portion of the Bifidobacterium bifidum ATCC 29521 = JCM 1255 = DSM 20456 genome contains these proteins:
- a CDS encoding phosphoribosylformylglycinamidine synthase: protein MVFRVYVEKKPGFDVEAQQLGTELKTILGIDGLRKVRIVNRYDVEGISQELFEQATPTVFSEPQVDDASADLPDFGDATVFATEFLPGQFDQRADSAAECIQLISQGERPTVRSAKVYALEGTLSEADVDAIKHYVINPVEAREASLEAKTTLKTQVPTPGKVETIAGFNEMDAAAGQKFIDERGLAMDLADLEFCQKYFSEEGREPTITEIKVIDTYWSDHCRHTTFGTELDKVDIDDAAVKAAFERYLEMRHELGRDAKPVCLMDMGTIGAKWLKKNGILTGLDESEEINACTVKVKVDVNGEDEDWLFLFKNETHNHPTEIEPFGGAATCIGGCIRDPLSGRSYVYQAMRVTGAADPTVPVSETLEGKLPQRKLVTTAASGYSSYGNQIGLATGQVDEIYHPGYVAKRMEVGAVVAATPADHVRRETPAPGDRIILLGGRTGRDGIGGATGSSKAHNVESLELDGAEVQKGNAPVERKLQRLFRRGDACRLIKRCNDFGAGGVSVAVGELADGLYVDLNTVPKKYEGLDGTELAISESQERMAVDVAAEDVDEFLGYAREENLEATVIATVTEDPRMVMTWNGDKIVNLSREFLASNGASKHQVVRVEEQEAYEVPASWREGSLADRMNAVVTDLNVASNKGLSERFDSTIGAGTVLMPFGGRKQLTPNEAMVAKLPVFGETTTASAMAWGFNPYIMSKNQFTGAYLSVVESLSKLVAAGFEHEKAYLSFQEYFEKLRDEPERWGKPTAAVLGALMAQVDLGAGAIGGKDSMSGSFENLDVPPTLISFAVAVGSMKRATSPEFKGAGHRIVRIAPRYLADGLTPDKNALLEAFSLVEELTDPSHHIALAVSTPGYGATAEALFKMTLGNRIGLTLNESIAADDLFKPAYGSFIIELADNEKIPVASNLVEVGEIGTTTAEYVFKAAGETLDLANVQEAWESGIESVFPYRSKSDEAGKSVETITFNAPKKTVYTGAGVAKPHVVIPVFPGNNCEYDSAAAFERAGADVTTLIVNNLTPAAVAESTQALVDEINKSQIVMIPGGFSGGDEPDGSAKFITAFFRAPAVTEAVRDLLKNRDGLMLGICNGFQALIKLGLVPYGDIVPMTAECPTLTFNTIGRHQSRLVRTRVASNLSPWLSRTAVGDVHTVAISHGEGRFVAAEPVLDLLKANGQIATQYVDEAGVPGMDLAVNPNGSLLAIEGITSPDGRVFGKMGHSERSGNGLYVNVPGDKYQPIFEAGVGYFAA, encoded by the coding sequence ATGGTTTTTCGCGTGTACGTGGAGAAGAAGCCCGGCTTCGACGTGGAAGCCCAGCAGCTCGGCACCGAACTGAAGACCATCCTCGGCATCGATGGCCTGCGCAAGGTGCGCATCGTCAACCGCTATGACGTCGAGGGCATCTCCCAGGAGCTCTTCGAACAGGCCACGCCTACCGTGTTCAGCGAGCCGCAGGTGGATGACGCCTCCGCGGACCTGCCTGACTTCGGCGACGCGACGGTGTTCGCCACCGAGTTCCTGCCCGGACAGTTCGACCAGCGCGCCGACTCCGCCGCAGAGTGCATCCAGCTGATCTCGCAGGGTGAGCGTCCGACCGTGCGCTCCGCCAAGGTGTACGCGCTCGAAGGCACGCTCAGCGAGGCCGACGTCGATGCCATCAAGCATTACGTGATCAACCCTGTCGAGGCCCGCGAGGCGTCGCTGGAAGCCAAGACCACGCTGAAGACCCAGGTGCCCACCCCCGGCAAGGTCGAGACCATCGCCGGCTTCAACGAGATGGACGCCGCTGCCGGCCAGAAGTTCATCGACGAGCGCGGGCTCGCCATGGATCTGGCCGATCTTGAGTTCTGCCAAAAGTACTTCTCCGAAGAGGGACGCGAGCCCACGATCACCGAGATCAAGGTGATCGATACCTACTGGTCCGACCACTGCCGCCACACCACGTTCGGCACCGAACTGGACAAGGTCGACATCGACGACGCCGCGGTCAAGGCCGCTTTCGAACGCTATCTGGAGATGCGTCACGAGCTCGGCCGCGACGCCAAGCCCGTGTGCCTGATGGATATGGGCACGATCGGCGCGAAGTGGCTCAAGAAGAACGGCATCCTCACCGGTCTCGACGAGTCCGAGGAGATCAACGCCTGCACCGTCAAGGTGAAGGTCGACGTCAACGGCGAGGACGAGGACTGGCTGTTCCTGTTCAAGAACGAGACGCACAACCACCCCACAGAAATCGAGCCGTTCGGTGGCGCGGCCACCTGCATCGGCGGATGCATCCGCGACCCCCTGTCGGGCCGTTCCTACGTGTATCAGGCGATGCGCGTCACCGGTGCCGCCGATCCGACCGTGCCGGTCTCCGAAACGCTTGAAGGCAAGCTGCCCCAGCGCAAGCTCGTGACCACCGCGGCCTCCGGCTACAGCTCGTACGGCAACCAGATCGGGCTCGCCACCGGCCAGGTCGACGAGATCTACCACCCCGGCTATGTGGCTAAGCGCATGGAGGTGGGCGCGGTCGTGGCCGCCACCCCGGCCGACCATGTGCGCCGTGAGACCCCGGCCCCCGGCGACAGGATCATCCTGCTCGGCGGTCGCACCGGCCGTGACGGCATCGGCGGCGCCACCGGTTCGTCGAAGGCTCACAACGTGGAGTCGCTGGAACTCGACGGCGCCGAAGTGCAGAAGGGCAACGCGCCCGTCGAGCGCAAGCTGCAGCGCCTGTTCCGCCGCGGCGACGCCTGCCGACTCATCAAGCGCTGCAACGACTTCGGTGCCGGCGGCGTGTCCGTGGCGGTCGGCGAGCTGGCCGACGGTCTGTACGTGGACCTCAACACCGTTCCGAAGAAGTACGAGGGACTTGACGGCACCGAGCTGGCGATTTCCGAATCGCAGGAGCGCATGGCCGTGGACGTGGCAGCCGAGGATGTCGACGAGTTCCTGGGGTACGCCCGCGAGGAGAACCTCGAAGCCACGGTGATCGCCACCGTGACCGAGGACCCGCGCATGGTGATGACCTGGAACGGCGACAAGATCGTGAACCTGAGCCGCGAGTTCCTGGCGTCCAACGGCGCCTCCAAGCATCAGGTCGTGCGCGTCGAGGAGCAGGAGGCGTACGAGGTGCCCGCCTCGTGGCGCGAAGGCTCGCTGGCCGACCGCATGAACGCGGTCGTCACCGACCTCAACGTGGCATCGAACAAGGGTCTGTCCGAACGTTTCGATTCGACGATCGGAGCCGGAACCGTGCTCATGCCGTTCGGTGGACGCAAGCAGCTCACCCCGAACGAGGCCATGGTCGCCAAGCTCCCTGTGTTCGGCGAGACCACGACCGCTTCGGCCATGGCGTGGGGCTTCAACCCGTACATCATGTCGAAGAACCAGTTCACCGGCGCATACCTGTCGGTCGTCGAGTCGCTGTCGAAGCTGGTCGCGGCCGGTTTCGAACACGAGAAGGCGTACCTGAGCTTCCAGGAGTACTTCGAGAAGCTGCGCGACGAGCCGGAACGCTGGGGCAAGCCAACGGCCGCCGTGCTTGGTGCGCTGATGGCGCAGGTCGACCTCGGCGCCGGCGCGATCGGCGGCAAGGATTCCATGTCCGGTTCGTTCGAGAACCTCGACGTGCCTCCGACGCTGATCTCCTTCGCCGTGGCCGTAGGCAGCATGAAGCGCGCCACCTCCCCCGAGTTCAAGGGTGCCGGCCACCGCATCGTGCGTATCGCGCCGCGTTACCTGGCCGACGGCCTGACCCCGGACAAGAATGCGCTGCTTGAGGCGTTCTCGCTGGTCGAGGAGCTTACCGACCCGTCGCATCACATCGCGTTGGCCGTCTCCACGCCGGGCTACGGCGCGACTGCCGAGGCGCTGTTCAAGATGACGCTTGGTAACCGCATCGGCCTGACGCTCAACGAGAGCATCGCCGCGGACGACCTGTTCAAGCCTGCATACGGCTCGTTCATCATCGAGCTGGCGGACAACGAGAAAATCCCGGTGGCCTCCAACCTGGTCGAGGTCGGCGAGATCGGCACCACCACCGCCGAGTACGTGTTCAAGGCGGCGGGCGAGACGCTGGATCTGGCGAACGTGCAGGAGGCGTGGGAGTCCGGTATCGAATCCGTGTTCCCATACCGTTCCAAGAGCGACGAAGCCGGCAAGAGCGTCGAAACCATCACATTCAACGCGCCGAAGAAGACCGTGTACACGGGCGCCGGCGTCGCCAAGCCGCACGTCGTGATTCCGGTGTTCCCCGGCAACAACTGCGAGTATGATTCCGCCGCCGCCTTCGAGCGTGCGGGCGCGGACGTGACCACGCTGATCGTCAACAACCTGACGCCGGCCGCCGTCGCCGAATCGACGCAGGCGCTGGTGGACGAGATCAACAAGAGCCAGATCGTGATGATCCCCGGCGGATTCTCGGGCGGCGACGAGCCGGACGGCTCCGCGAAGTTCATCACCGCGTTCTTCCGCGCGCCCGCGGTCACCGAGGCCGTGCGCGACCTGCTCAAGAACCGCGATGGCCTGATGCTCGGCATCTGCAACGGCTTCCAGGCGCTCATCAAGCTGGGTCTGGTTCCGTATGGCGACATCGTGCCGATGACCGCCGAATGCCCGACGCTGACGTTCAACACGATCGGCCGTCACCAGAGCCGTCTGGTGCGCACTCGTGTCGCGTCGAACCTGTCGCCGTGGCTGTCGCGCACGGCCGTGGGCGACGTGCACACCGTGGCCATCTCGCATGGTGAAGGCCGCTTCGTCGCCGCCGAACCGGTGCTTGACCTGCTCAAGGCCAACGGACAGATCGCCACGCAGTACGTGGACGAGGCCGGCGTGCCCGGCATGGACCTGGCCGTGAACCCGAACGGCTCGCTGCTCGCCATCGAGGGCATCACCAGCCCGGACGGCCGCGTCTTCGGCAAGATGGGTCACTCGGAGCGCTCCGGCAACGGCCTGTACGTCAATGTGCCCGGCGACAAGTACCAGCCGATCTTCGAGGCCGGCGTCGGGTACTTCGCCGCGTGA
- a CDS encoding DUF4230 domain-containing protein produces the protein MGARIDKDGSSFKMSLKATIILAVVIAVIFVFAGVWIRGAITKFFNPQPELTNEVVVKQLEKIQDLTTAKETDYGFEKYEDGGIAFLNKKQFTMFYTYEVRAGVDLAKAQIKIDKDSKTVSITLPAPKIQSVAVNPDSLRFFDKSDSFFNAADVEDTKAAMEDAKKKTEARLDRTQLLKIANKQAKDVIERLYEPTAEAGMYTVTVTTTNPK, from the coding sequence ATGGGTGCACGCATCGACAAAGATGGCTCATCATTCAAGATGAGCCTGAAAGCAACAATCATTCTGGCGGTCGTCATCGCCGTCATCTTTGTGTTCGCCGGAGTATGGATTCGTGGTGCCATCACCAAGTTCTTCAATCCTCAACCGGAATTGACCAATGAAGTCGTCGTTAAGCAGCTGGAGAAGATTCAGGATCTTACCACGGCTAAGGAAACGGATTACGGCTTCGAGAAATACGAAGACGGTGGTATTGCGTTCCTGAACAAGAAGCAGTTCACGATGTTCTACACATACGAGGTGCGCGCGGGGGTCGATCTGGCCAAGGCCCAGATAAAAATCGACAAGGACTCCAAAACAGTGTCTATCACGCTACCTGCACCGAAAATCCAGTCGGTGGCCGTCAATCCAGATTCACTGCGTTTCTTTGACAAGTCTGATTCCTTCTTTAACGCAGCGGATGTAGAGGACACTAAAGCTGCGATGGAAGACGCCAAGAAAAAGACCGAAGCTCGGCTAGACCGAACACAACTGCTGAAAATTGCCAATAAACAGGCTAAAGATGTCATCGAGCGCTTGTATGAGCCTACTGCTGAAGCCGGAATGTACACGGTGACCGTGACGACGACCAATCCCAAGTGA
- a CDS encoding DNA-deoxyinosine glycosylase has translation MSEHVEHGFGPVWDSESRILVLGSMPSPKSRKAAFYYMHPQNRFWPVMQALFADPADPSDVTGDSLQSRRAFAMRHHIALWDVIASCDITGASDASIRNATPNDLTPLLRDAPIARIFTTGAKSAQLYRRLIEPRLAATGITIGMTPLPSTSPANASMRLPALIEAYRLAFQSAGALEMADETVTGL, from the coding sequence ATGAGCGAGCATGTGGAGCATGGATTCGGCCCGGTGTGGGACAGTGAATCGCGGATTCTGGTACTGGGGTCGATGCCCAGTCCGAAATCGCGGAAGGCGGCGTTCTACTATATGCACCCGCAGAATCGCTTCTGGCCGGTGATGCAGGCGTTGTTCGCCGACCCGGCGGATCCGTCTGATGTCACCGGCGACTCGCTGCAATCCCGCCGCGCATTCGCGATGCGCCACCATATCGCCTTGTGGGATGTCATCGCGTCCTGCGACATCACCGGGGCCAGCGACGCCAGCATCCGCAACGCCACGCCGAACGATCTGACGCCCCTGCTGCGCGATGCGCCGATCGCTCGCATATTCACCACCGGAGCGAAGTCGGCGCAACTCTATCGCAGACTCATCGAACCACGACTGGCCGCAACCGGCATCACCATCGGCATGACTCCGCTCCCCTCCACCAGTCCGGCCAACGCCTCGATGCGGCTGCCGGCGCTTATCGAAGCCTACCGACTGGCCTTCCAGAGCGCAGGCGCTCTTGAAATGGCGGATGAAACGGTCACTGGTCTCTGA
- a CDS encoding type 2 periplasmic-binding domain-containing protein gives MRRSTTDGRNDQLRHWLADGNLDVAVADFTGMPTGVELVDFYQERMVLVIANSL, from the coding sequence ATGCGCCGGAGCACAACTGATGGGCGCAACGATCAATTGCGGCATTGGCTGGCGGACGGCAATCTCGATGTGGCGGTGGCGGATTTCACCGGCATGCCGACCGGCGTGGAGCTGGTGGATTTCTATCAGGAACGTATGGTGTTGGTCATCGCGAACTCGCTGTGA
- a CDS encoding VOC family protein translates to MIDHIGLFVADAAKRADFYEKLLAPLGYVKKVAYPTAVCFANDEDGDGIWLESPKDGNPVVPSHVAFRAKTADAIKAFHEAGLAAGGTDNGKPGPRPNYGPGYYAAFVHDPDGNNIEAMLNDYQA, encoded by the coding sequence ATGATCGATCACATCGGACTGTTCGTCGCCGACGCCGCCAAGCGCGCCGATTTCTACGAGAAGCTGCTGGCGCCGCTGGGCTATGTCAAGAAGGTCGCATACCCGACTGCGGTATGCTTCGCCAACGACGAGGACGGCGACGGCATCTGGCTGGAATCGCCGAAGGACGGCAATCCGGTCGTGCCGTCACACGTCGCGTTCCGCGCCAAGACCGCCGACGCCATCAAGGCGTTCCATGAGGCGGGTCTCGCGGCCGGCGGCACCGACAACGGCAAGCCCGGTCCGCGCCCGAACTACGGGCCGGGCTACTATGCCGCGTTCGTCCATGATCCCGATGGCAACAACATCGAGGCCATGCTCAACGACTATCAGGCGTGA
- a CDS encoding Y-family DNA polymerase, which yields MVRGEHVYLAIDLKSFYASVECHDRGLDPLRTHLVVADEERTDKTICLAVSPSLKAYGIPGRARLFEVRQRLASVNAERAMLAPGGRLSGESCDSQDLEHSPRLKASMVIAKPRMAHYLEVSGRVYGVYLRYAAPEHIHVYSIDEVFIDATPYLRALGMGPHEMARAIVRDILAQTGITATAGIGTNMYLAKVAMDIVAKHMPADEDGVRVAELDEMSYRRLLWNHRPLTDFWRVGRGYARKLEHAGLLTMGDVARCSIGRASDYYNEDLLYRMFGRNAELLIDHAWGWEPCTIADIQSYEPDAHSISSGQVLTGPADYATGRLIVKEMADALALDLVGKRVLTNRLTLAVGYDIGSLDSIKLDSCADSAMKRASDQAGKSYRGPVSVDRYGRRVPKPATGSIGLGEFTSSSTRIREAMTMLYERIVDPRLLVRRLTVIADDVATANELAAGKRYEQLDLFSRIDSSAEEGDNGHVGISNSDVRREHDMQTALLEVKRKFGRNAVIKAMDMEDGATGQDRNRQIGGHRA from the coding sequence ATGGTTCGGGGCGAGCATGTGTATCTTGCCATAGACCTGAAGTCTTTTTACGCTTCCGTGGAGTGCCACGACCGTGGTCTCGACCCGCTGCGCACGCATCTGGTGGTGGCGGATGAGGAGCGTACGGACAAGACCATCTGCCTGGCCGTGTCTCCTTCGCTGAAGGCGTATGGCATTCCCGGACGCGCACGTTTGTTCGAGGTTCGGCAGCGCTTGGCATCGGTGAACGCCGAGCGGGCGATGCTGGCTCCTGGCGGACGGCTGTCCGGTGAATCCTGTGATTCTCAGGATCTTGAACATTCCCCGAGATTGAAGGCGTCGATGGTGATCGCCAAGCCGCGAATGGCGCATTATCTGGAGGTGAGCGGCAGGGTGTACGGCGTGTACCTGCGATATGCCGCGCCCGAGCACATCCATGTCTATTCGATCGATGAGGTGTTCATCGATGCCACGCCCTATCTGCGCGCGCTGGGCATGGGCCCGCACGAGATGGCGAGGGCCATCGTGCGTGACATTCTCGCGCAGACGGGCATCACCGCCACGGCTGGCATCGGCACCAACATGTATCTGGCGAAGGTGGCGATGGACATCGTGGCCAAGCACATGCCCGCCGATGAGGATGGCGTTCGTGTGGCGGAGCTTGACGAGATGTCGTATCGGCGACTGCTATGGAACCATCGTCCGCTTACGGATTTCTGGCGGGTCGGTCGCGGCTATGCCCGGAAGCTTGAGCATGCCGGCCTGCTGACCATGGGGGACGTCGCCCGATGCTCGATCGGCCGGGCCTCCGACTACTACAACGAGGATCTGCTCTACCGCATGTTCGGCAGGAACGCCGAACTACTCATCGACCATGCGTGGGGCTGGGAGCCGTGCACGATCGCGGACATCCAATCGTATGAGCCGGATGCGCACAGCATCAGCAGTGGGCAGGTGCTCACCGGGCCCGCCGACTATGCCACGGGACGGCTCATCGTCAAGGAGATGGCGGACGCGCTCGCCTTGGATCTTGTCGGCAAGCGGGTGCTGACGAATCGTCTGACGCTCGCGGTCGGCTACGACATCGGCAGCCTTGACTCGATCAAACTGGATTCCTGCGCGGATTCGGCGATGAAACGGGCCTCCGATCAGGCGGGCAAGAGCTATCGCGGGCCGGTGTCCGTCGACCGGTATGGGCGGCGGGTCCCCAAGCCGGCCACCGGGTCGATCGGACTGGGGGAGTTCACCTCGTCTTCCACTCGCATCCGTGAGGCGATGACGATGCTGTACGAGCGCATCGTGGATCCGCGTCTGTTGGTGCGCCGGCTCACCGTCATCGCCGATGATGTGGCCACGGCGAATGAGCTTGCGGCTGGCAAACGCTACGAGCAGCTTGATCTGTTTTCCCGGATCGATTCGTCCGCGGAGGAGGGGGACAATGGCCATGTCGGCATTTCGAACAGTGATGTGCGGCGTGAGCATGACATGCAGACTGCATTGCTGGAGGTCAAGAGGAAATTCGGCCGCAATGCCGTCATCAAGGCGATGGACATGGAGGACGGCGCCACCGGCCAGGACCGCAATCGGCAGATCGGAGGCCATCGTGCATGA
- the purF gene encoding amidophosphoribosyltransferase — MSAELEDIHEECGIFGVWGHPDAARLTYFGLHALQHRGQEGAGIVSNDHGHLIGHRGLGLLTQVFGDEREIGRLTGDKAIGHVRYATAGSGTTDNIQPFIFRFHDGDVALGHNGNLTNCVSLRRKLEDEGAIFHSNSDTEVLMHLIRRSSKPTFMDKLKEALNTVHGGFAYLIMTEDAMIGALDPNGFRPLSLGKMKNGAYVLASETCALDVVGAELVRNIRPGEIIVVNDHGYKIVQYTNKTQLAICSMEYIYFARPDSNIYGVNVHSARKRMGARLAEESPVDADMVIGVPNSSLSAASGYAEAAHLPNEMGLIKNQYVARTFIQPTQELREQGVRMKLSAVRGVVRGKRVIVIDDSIVRGTTSKRIVQLLKEAGAAEVHMRISSPPLKYPCFYGIDISTTKELIAAKKSVEEIRDFIGADSLAFLSLDGLVESIGLNAQAPYGGLCVAYFNGDYPTALDDYETDFLKSLTPEDRVRLPEFALYKSKYEGNEYTTAPTQQ, encoded by the coding sequence TTGTCAGCTGAACTCGAAGACATTCACGAAGAATGCGGCATCTTCGGCGTATGGGGTCACCCGGACGCCGCCCGCCTGACGTATTTCGGACTCCACGCACTGCAACACCGCGGTCAGGAAGGCGCCGGCATCGTCTCCAACGACCACGGCCATCTCATCGGACACCGCGGCCTCGGACTGCTGACCCAGGTGTTCGGCGACGAGCGCGAGATCGGACGGCTCACCGGCGACAAGGCGATCGGCCACGTGCGTTATGCCACCGCCGGATCGGGCACCACCGACAACATCCAGCCGTTCATCTTCCGGTTCCACGACGGCGACGTGGCGCTGGGGCACAACGGAAACCTCACCAACTGCGTGTCGTTGCGTCGCAAGCTGGAGGACGAAGGCGCGATCTTCCACTCCAACTCCGACACCGAAGTGCTCATGCACCTGATCCGCCGCTCCTCCAAGCCGACCTTCATGGACAAGCTCAAGGAGGCGCTCAACACCGTGCACGGCGGGTTCGCCTACCTCATCATGACCGAGGACGCGATGATCGGCGCGCTCGACCCGAACGGCTTCCGACCGCTGTCCCTCGGCAAGATGAAGAACGGCGCCTACGTGCTCGCCTCCGAGACCTGCGCTCTCGACGTCGTCGGCGCCGAACTGGTACGCAACATCCGCCCCGGAGAGATCATCGTGGTCAACGACCACGGCTACAAGATCGTGCAGTACACCAACAAGACGCAGCTGGCCATCTGCTCCATGGAATACATCTACTTCGCCCGCCCGGACTCCAACATCTACGGCGTGAACGTGCACTCCGCCCGCAAGCGCATGGGCGCGCGCCTGGCCGAGGAATCCCCGGTCGACGCCGACATGGTCATCGGCGTGCCCAACTCGTCGCTGTCCGCCGCGTCCGGTTACGCCGAGGCCGCGCACCTGCCCAACGAAATGGGCCTGATCAAGAACCAGTACGTGGCCCGCACCTTCATCCAGCCCACGCAGGAGCTGCGCGAGCAGGGCGTGCGCATGAAACTGTCCGCCGTCCGCGGTGTCGTGCGCGGCAAGCGCGTCATCGTCATCGACGATTCGATCGTGCGCGGAACCACGTCCAAGCGCATCGTCCAGCTGCTCAAGGAAGCCGGCGCCGCCGAAGTGCACATGCGCATCAGCTCGCCGCCGCTCAAATACCCGTGCTTCTACGGCATCGACATCTCCACCACCAAGGAGCTGATCGCCGCGAAGAAATCCGTCGAGGAGATCCGCGACTTCATCGGCGCCGACTCCCTCGCCTTCCTGTCGCTCGACGGCTTGGTCGAATCCATCGGCCTCAACGCGCAGGCACCCTACGGCGGACTGTGCGTCGCCTACTTCAACGGCGACTACCCGACCGCGCTCGACGACTACGAGACCGACTTCCTCAAGTCCCTCACCCCCGAGGACCGTGTCCGTCTGCCCGAATTCGCGCTCTACAAGAGCAAGTACGAAGGCAACGAGTACACCACCGCGCCGACGCAGCAATAA
- the purM gene encoding phosphoribosylformylglycinamidine cyclo-ligase: MPQAYENAGVSVEAGYEVVKRIKSHVARTNRPGVVGGIGGFGGLFDLASLGYKEPVLISGTDGVGTKLVVAKMVDKHDTIGVDCVAMCVNDIAAQGAEPLFFLDYIACGKNDPALLEQVVSGVADGCVQSDAGLIGGETAEMPGMYDEDEYDLAGFAVGVAEKSAIVDGSGITAGDVLIGLPSTGVHSNGFSLVRKALFEQAGYTVDTVLPELGGAKLGDVLLTPTKIYVKTLKPLFKAGVVKGVAHITGGGFIENIPRMIPDGLAADITLGSWPVLPIFDVLERAGDIDHKEMYNIFNMGIGMVLAVSAERADETLALLKDNGEAGYAIGTIVPDTDGTQITLK, translated from the coding sequence ATGCCACAAGCATATGAAAACGCCGGTGTCAGCGTGGAAGCCGGCTACGAGGTCGTCAAGCGCATCAAATCGCACGTCGCCCGCACCAACCGTCCCGGCGTCGTCGGCGGCATCGGCGGCTTCGGCGGCCTGTTCGACCTCGCGTCCCTCGGCTACAAGGAGCCCGTGCTGATCTCCGGCACCGACGGCGTCGGCACCAAGCTCGTCGTCGCCAAGATGGTCGACAAGCACGACACCATCGGCGTCGACTGCGTGGCCATGTGCGTCAACGACATCGCCGCCCAAGGCGCCGAGCCGCTGTTCTTCCTCGACTACATCGCCTGCGGCAAGAACGATCCGGCGCTGCTCGAACAGGTCGTCTCCGGCGTGGCCGACGGATGCGTGCAGTCCGATGCCGGTCTGATCGGCGGCGAGACCGCCGAAATGCCCGGCATGTATGACGAAGACGAATACGATCTGGCCGGATTCGCGGTCGGCGTGGCCGAAAAGTCCGCCATCGTCGACGGCTCCGGCATCACCGCCGGCGACGTGCTCATCGGACTGCCATCCACCGGCGTGCACTCCAACGGCTTCTCCCTCGTGCGCAAGGCCCTGTTCGAGCAGGCCGGCTATACCGTCGACACCGTGCTCCCCGAACTCGGCGGAGCCAAGCTCGGCGACGTGCTGCTCACCCCGACCAAGATCTACGTCAAGACACTCAAGCCCCTATTCAAGGCAGGCGTCGTCAAGGGCGTCGCCCACATCACCGGCGGCGGTTTCATCGAGAACATCCCCCGTATGATCCCCGACGGCCTCGCCGCCGACATCACGCTCGGATCCTGGCCCGTCCTTCCCATCTTCGACGTCCTGGAACGCGCCGGCGACATCGACCACAAGGAGATGTACAACATCTTCAACATGGGCATCGGCATGGTGCTCGCCGTCTCCGCCGAACGCGCCGACGAGACGCTCGCCCTGCTCAAGGACAACGGCGAAGCCGGATATGCGATCGGCACGATCGTCCCCGACACCGACGGCACGCAGATCACGCTGAAGTAA